One genomic segment of Pseudomonas sp. RU47 includes these proteins:
- a CDS encoding PepSY domain-containing protein: protein MKTLTALFTAAALTLTAGLAQADVRVDQIPQLVKEGKIKSLESMNAEALELHPGATITDTDLDNHFNGYEYEVELKTADGKEFDVDFDATTGKVLSNKQDT, encoded by the coding sequence ATGAAAACTTTGACTGCCCTGTTTACTGCCGCTGCCCTGACTCTTACCGCTGGCCTGGCCCAGGCTGATGTTCGCGTTGACCAGATTCCGCAACTGGTCAAGGAAGGCAAGATCAAGTCGCTGGAGTCGATGAACGCCGAAGCGCTGGAACTGCATCCGGGTGCGACTATTACCGACACGGATCTGGATAACCACTTCAATGGTTATGAGTATGAAGTTGAGCTGAAGACGGCTGATGGTAAAGAGTTTGATGTGGACTTTGATGCGACCACTGGCAAGGTGCTGAGCAACAAGCAAGACACTTGA
- a CDS encoding methyl-accepting chemotaxis protein produces the protein MLQKSLRAQILALLSGSLLAVLLIALACFHFLSNGVQSYSQLIAGPLHTSQLIDEANLQFKVQVQEWKNVLLRGKQPADLAKYWGQFEDRQRDVQKILGELASQKGIEPSLKSRIERLREEHRQLGSAYQKGRDAYVAAGGDPTVGDAAVKGVDRAASDQMSELVAELRKQGTAQSALISADADRTVWLGLLVMLASGLLIGLLSLWLVNRNLVEPIRKLIDYVTQLSRGKLAERVVSDRQDELGNLAAAANTLRDFLADTFTRLQRSASDLDSASGELNAIATTMAGGTNEQFNRTDQVATAMNEMSATAQEVARHAADAARAADDADQSAQQGEKVMQSTIHSITQMRGEIANTATVIRRLEADSGRIGKVLEVIRGIAEQTNLLALNAAIEAARAGEAGRGFAVVADEVRNLAQRTAESIIEINQIIQSVQTGAVDAAQAIDSGQTRSDESVEQVTQAGAMLERITHAVEAIRDMNRQIATAAEEQTSVAEDISRNLTEITSIASTNLDNVQRTESASQNLHGLSGQLNEVTARLSA, from the coding sequence ATGCTGCAAAAATCCCTGAGAGCGCAAATTCTCGCCTTGCTGAGCGGCAGCCTGCTGGCGGTGCTGTTGATTGCGCTGGCCTGTTTTCATTTCCTGTCCAACGGCGTGCAAAGCTACAGCCAATTGATCGCCGGTCCCCTGCACACCTCGCAGCTGATCGACGAAGCCAACCTGCAATTCAAGGTGCAGGTGCAGGAGTGGAAAAACGTCCTGCTGCGCGGCAAGCAACCGGCGGATCTGGCCAAGTATTGGGGGCAGTTCGAAGATCGTCAGCGCGATGTGCAGAAGATCCTTGGTGAACTGGCCAGCCAGAAAGGCATAGAGCCCAGCCTGAAATCGCGCATTGAACGTTTGCGTGAAGAACACCGCCAGTTGGGTAGCGCTTATCAGAAGGGACGTGATGCCTACGTGGCTGCTGGTGGTGATCCGACGGTGGGTGACGCGGCGGTCAAAGGCGTCGACCGCGCCGCCAGCGATCAGATGAGCGAGCTGGTCGCCGAGTTGCGCAAGCAAGGCACTGCGCAGTCGGCGCTGATCAGTGCCGATGCTGATCGCACCGTGTGGCTGGGGCTGCTGGTGATGCTCGCGTCGGGCCTGCTGATCGGCTTGTTGAGCCTGTGGCTGGTCAACCGCAACCTGGTCGAACCGATCCGCAAACTCATCGATTACGTCACTCAGTTGAGTCGCGGCAAACTCGCCGAACGCGTGGTCAGCGACCGTCAGGATGAACTGGGCAATCTCGCCGCTGCGGCCAACACCCTGCGCGATTTCCTCGCCGACACCTTCACCCGTTTGCAACGCAGCGCGTCGGATCTGGACAGCGCCAGCGGTGAGTTGAACGCGATCGCCACGACCATGGCCGGTGGCACCAACGAGCAGTTCAACCGCACCGATCAGGTGGCCACGGCGATGAACGAAATGTCCGCCACCGCGCAAGAAGTCGCGCGTCACGCCGCTGATGCCGCGCGTGCTGCCGACGATGCCGATCAGTCCGCCCAACAGGGTGAAAAGGTCATGCAGAGCACTATTCACTCGATCACCCAGATGCGCGGTGAAATCGCCAACACCGCCACGGTGATCCGTCGTCTGGAAGCCGACAGCGGCCGCATCGGCAAAGTGCTGGAAGTGATTCGCGGCATCGCCGAGCAGACCAACCTGCTGGCGCTCAACGCTGCGATCGAAGCGGCGCGCGCCGGTGAGGCCGGGCGTGGTTTCGCCGTGGTTGCCGATGAAGTGCGCAACCTCGCGCAGCGCACGGCGGAGTCGATCATCGAGATCAACCAGATCATTCAGAGCGTGCAGACCGGTGCGGTGGACGCGGCGCAAGCCATCGACAGCGGCCAGACGCGCAGTGACGAAAGCGTTGAACAGGTGACCCAGGCCGGCGCGATGCTGGAGCGTATCACTCACGCGGTGGAGGCGATCCGCGACATGAACCGTCAGATCGCTACTGCTGCGGAAGAGCAGACCTCGGTGGCCGAAGACATCTCGCGCAATCTCACCGAAATCACTTCGATCGCCAGCACCAACCTCGACAACGTGCAACGCACCGAAAGTGCCAGCCAGAACCTGCATGGTCTGTCCGGGCAACTGAACGAAGTCACCGCGCGCCTGAGCGCCTGA
- a CDS encoding transporter, protein MNHSLDISHRDPDLFGLLYGFRFLPGERGREVDSATALRCLQDDNDTGEFLWLHLNLAHAACERWMKSHLQLPEEFFEALHEGSRSTRIEHVDSALLAVVNDVVFNLSSMVSSDVSTLWVCVRSKLIVSARLQPLHSVDKLRSSVKAGERFRSPSELLVHLLRDQGEVLTQIVRKTSMSVDQVEDELLSSRLSTNRAELGANRRVLVRLQRLLALEPGSLLRLLNRPPPWLQKEDVKELRKSTEEFALIINDLTALGERIKLLQEEIAANLNEQSNRTLFTLTVVTVLALPINIIAGFFGMNVGGVPLSQDPEGFWILVALVATFTVIAGRWAFRKRGDY, encoded by the coding sequence ATGAACCACAGCCTCGATATCAGCCATCGCGATCCTGATCTGTTTGGCCTGCTCTACGGCTTTCGTTTCCTGCCCGGCGAACGTGGCCGCGAAGTCGATTCGGCGACAGCGTTGCGCTGTTTGCAGGACGACAACGACACGGGCGAATTCCTCTGGCTGCACCTCAATCTTGCGCATGCGGCGTGCGAACGCTGGATGAAAAGTCATCTGCAATTGCCTGAAGAGTTTTTCGAGGCGCTGCACGAAGGCTCGCGTTCGACGCGTATCGAACATGTCGATTCGGCGTTGCTGGCGGTGGTCAACGATGTGGTGTTCAACCTCAGCAGCATGGTCTCTTCGGACGTGTCGACGCTGTGGGTTTGTGTGCGCAGCAAACTGATCGTCAGTGCGCGCTTGCAACCGCTGCACTCGGTGGACAAATTGCGCTCATCGGTGAAGGCCGGCGAACGCTTTCGTTCGCCCTCGGAGTTGCTTGTGCATCTGCTGCGCGATCAAGGCGAAGTGCTGACGCAGATCGTGCGCAAGACCAGCATGAGCGTCGATCAGGTCGAGGACGAATTGCTTTCCTCGCGGTTGTCGACCAACCGCGCTGAACTCGGTGCCAATCGCCGCGTGCTGGTACGTTTGCAGCGGCTGCTGGCGCTGGAGCCGGGTTCGCTGCTGCGTCTGCTCAATCGGCCGCCGCCATGGTTGCAGAAGGAAGACGTCAAGGAGCTGCGCAAATCCACCGAGGAGTTTGCGCTGATCATCAACGACCTCACGGCCCTCGGCGAGCGGATCAAACTGCTCCAGGAAGAGATCGCCGCCAACCTCAACGAGCAGAGCAACCGTACGCTGTTTACTCTGACGGTGGTGACTGTGCTGGCGCTGCCGATCAACATCATTGCCGGTTTTTTCGGGATGAATGTGGGCGGGGTGCCGTTGTCGCAGGATCCGGAGGGGTTCTGGATATTGGTCGCACTGGTGGCGACGTTTACCGTGATTGCCGGGCGTTGGGCGTTTCGCAAGCGCGGAGACTACTGA
- a CDS encoding inorganic phosphate transporter — protein sequence MATPSLTASPASAASGRPALDKKTSPFTYVIFFAVLAMGMLFTAYSLMHDMHELGTVVTTWTPFLLLGVALLIALGFEFVNGFHDTANAVATVIYTHSLPPNVAVVWSGFFNFLGVLLSSGAVAFGIIALLPVELILQVGSSAGFSMIFALLIAAILWNLGTWWLGLPASSSHTLIGSIIGVGVANALMHGRDGTSGVDWAQATKIGYALLLSPLVGFGCAALLLLALRAFVKNRSLYKAPEGNTPPPWWIRGLLILTCTGVSFAHGSNDGQKGMGLIMLILVGTLPMAYALNRTMPEEQSLQFAAVAQVTQQALVKSAPLPTPADPRAVLSDYVRSKDATPQLIPALAALTGHIGEEVKGYGSLAKVPAEAMGNVRNDMYLASESIRLMDKNKVGNFDADTSSKLQLFKQQIDNATRFIPLWVKIAVAIALGLGTMVGWKRIVVTVGEKIGKTHLTYAQGASAETVAMLTIGAADMFGLPVSTTHVLSSGVAGTMVANGGGLQMKTIRNLLMAWVLTLPAAILLSGSLYWLFTQIF from the coding sequence ATGGCTACTCCCTCCCTGACCGCCAGCCCCGCGTCCGCCGCCAGCGGCAGGCCAGCCCTCGACAAGAAAACCAGCCCGTTTACCTACGTGATCTTTTTCGCCGTGCTGGCGATGGGGATGCTGTTCACCGCCTACAGCCTGATGCACGACATGCACGAACTCGGCACGGTGGTCACCACCTGGACGCCGTTTCTGCTGCTCGGTGTGGCGCTGCTGATTGCCCTGGGTTTCGAGTTCGTCAACGGTTTCCACGACACCGCCAACGCCGTCGCGACGGTGATTTACACCCACTCGTTGCCGCCGAACGTGGCGGTGGTCTGGTCGGGGTTCTTCAACTTTCTCGGCGTGCTGCTTTCGAGCGGCGCGGTGGCGTTCGGCATCATCGCCTTGCTGCCGGTGGAGTTGATTCTGCAGGTCGGTTCGTCAGCCGGTTTCTCGATGATCTTTGCTCTGCTGATTGCGGCGATCCTGTGGAACCTCGGCACCTGGTGGCTGGGTTTACCGGCCTCGTCGTCCCACACTTTGATCGGTTCGATCATCGGCGTCGGCGTCGCCAATGCCTTGATGCATGGCCGCGACGGCACCAGCGGTGTCGATTGGGCGCAGGCGACCAAGATCGGTTATGCGTTGCTGCTCTCGCCGTTGGTGGGTTTCGGTTGTGCGGCACTGTTGCTGCTGGCACTGCGCGCCTTCGTGAAGAATCGTTCGCTGTACAAGGCACCTGAAGGCAACACGCCGCCACCGTGGTGGATTCGCGGTTTGCTGATTCTGACCTGCACCGGCGTGTCCTTCGCCCACGGCTCCAACGACGGCCAGAAAGGCATGGGCCTGATCATGTTGATTCTGGTCGGTACGCTGCCAATGGCCTATGCCTTGAACCGCACGATGCCAGAAGAACAATCGTTGCAGTTCGCCGCGGTGGCACAAGTCACCCAGCAAGCGCTGGTGAAAAGTGCGCCGCTGCCGACGCCGGCCGATCCGCGTGCAGTCCTTTCCGATTACGTGCGCAGCAAAGACGCCACGCCGCAACTGATCCCCGCCCTCGCCGCCCTCACCGGGCACATTGGTGAAGAAGTCAAAGGCTACGGTTCGCTGGCGAAAGTCCCGGCCGAAGCCATGGGCAACGTGCGTAACGACATGTACCTGGCCAGCGAAAGCATTCGCCTGATGGACAAGAACAAGGTCGGCAATTTCGACGCTGATACCAGCAGCAAACTGCAACTGTTCAAACAACAGATCGACAACGCCACGCGATTTATTCCGCTGTGGGTGAAGATCGCCGTGGCCATCGCGCTCGGGTTGGGCACCATGGTTGGCTGGAAGCGGATTGTGGTGACGGTCGGCGAGAAGATCGGCAAGACCCACCTGACCTATGCGCAAGGTGCCTCGGCGGAAACCGTGGCGATGTTGACCATTGGCGCGGCGGACATGTTTGGTTTGCCCGTTTCGACGACGCATGTGTTGTCATCCGGTGTAGCCGGAACCATGGTTGCCAACGGTGGCGGGTTGCAGATGAAGACCATCCGCAATCTGTTGATGGCGTGGGTGCTGACCCTACCGGCGGCGATCCTGCTGTCAGGCAGCCTCTATTGGCTGTTCACCCAGATCTTCTGA
- a CDS encoding LysR family transcriptional regulator — protein MNKLELLRTFVRVSELSSFTLAGENLGLPRSTVSEHVQALEALLGTRLLQRTTRKVQATQDGLVLYERSKDLLSHMDEIEGLFRQDEASLTGRIRVDLPNILARRLIMPRLPQFMDRHPNLELEISSTDRRVDLLSEGFDCVVRIGAQPDQSVVARHLGDFPMVNCASPAYLERYGVPESLEDLAQHRLVHYVGVLGSRSEGFVYEEGGQVKRLPMAGSITVNSTDAYEAACLGGFGLTQVPRTGMQPHLENGELVTVLPQFTAPAMGISLLYARQRHLPLRVRVFMDWLGDLIRSAL, from the coding sequence ATGAACAAGTTGGAACTGCTGCGCACCTTCGTGCGGGTCAGCGAACTGTCGAGTTTTACCCTCGCCGGGGAAAATCTCGGCCTGCCACGCTCCACCGTGTCGGAACATGTGCAGGCGCTGGAAGCGTTACTCGGCACGCGCCTGCTGCAACGCACCACACGCAAAGTACAGGCGACGCAGGACGGTCTGGTGCTGTACGAACGCAGCAAGGATCTGCTCTCGCACATGGATGAGATCGAAGGCTTGTTCCGCCAGGACGAGGCGTCGCTGACCGGGCGCATTCGTGTCGACCTGCCGAACATTCTCGCGCGGCGCCTGATCATGCCGCGCTTGCCGCAGTTCATGGATCGCCACCCGAATCTGGAACTGGAAATCAGCAGCACCGATCGCCGCGTCGACTTGCTCAGCGAAGGGTTCGATTGCGTGGTGCGGATTGGCGCGCAGCCCGATCAATCGGTGGTCGCGCGGCACCTCGGGGACTTCCCCATGGTCAACTGCGCCAGCCCCGCGTACCTCGAGCGCTACGGCGTGCCGGAGTCGCTGGAAGATCTCGCGCAGCATCGACTGGTGCATTACGTCGGCGTATTGGGTTCGCGTTCGGAAGGGTTCGTGTACGAGGAGGGCGGTCAGGTTAAACGCTTGCCGATGGCTGGCAGCATTACTGTCAACAGCACTGACGCTTACGAGGCGGCGTGCCTCGGTGGTTTTGGTCTGACGCAGGTACCGCGCACCGGCATGCAGCCGCATCTGGAAAACGGCGAACTGGTGACCGTGTTGCCGCAGTTCACGGCGCCGGCGATGGGGATTTCATTGTTGTATGCGCGGCAACGGCATTTGCCCTTGCGAGTGCGAGTGTTCATGGATTGGCTGGGCGATCTGATCCGCTCGGCGCTCTAA
- a CDS encoding SDR family NAD(P)-dependent oxidoreductase, producing MNRKIALITGASRGLGKNAALHLAAQGIDIIGTYNSRADEAQALVLELEKFGGKAVMLQLDVSRSESFAGFGAQVEHALQETFKRQRFDFLINNAGIGVHALFAETTPEQFDLLMNIQLKGPFFLTQQLLSLINDGGRIINISSGLTRFSLPGYGAYAAMKGAMEVLTRYQAKELGTRKIGVNILAPGAIETDFGGGAVRDNSALNAMVASNTALGRAGQPDDIGGALALLLSPGGQWINGQRVEASGGMFL from the coding sequence ATGAACCGCAAAATCGCATTGATCACTGGCGCCAGTCGTGGCCTGGGCAAAAACGCAGCGCTGCACCTCGCTGCTCAAGGCATCGACATCATCGGCACCTACAACAGCCGCGCCGATGAAGCCCAGGCGCTGGTGCTTGAACTGGAAAAATTCGGCGGCAAAGCCGTGATGCTGCAACTGGATGTCAGCCGCAGCGAGAGTTTTGCCGGTTTCGGTGCGCAGGTTGAGCACGCGTTGCAGGAAACCTTCAAACGTCAGCGCTTTGATTTCCTGATCAACAATGCCGGCATTGGCGTGCACGCGCTGTTCGCCGAAACCACGCCGGAGCAGTTCGATCTGCTGATGAATATTCAATTGAAGGGACCGTTTTTCCTGACTCAGCAACTGTTGTCACTGATCAACGATGGCGGACGGATCATCAACATCTCCAGCGGCTTGACCCGCTTCAGCTTGCCGGGTTACGGCGCATACGCGGCGATGAAGGGTGCAATGGAAGTGCTGACCCGTTATCAGGCCAAGGAGCTGGGTACGCGGAAGATTGGCGTAAATATTCTTGCTCCGGGCGCCATCGAAACTGACTTCGGTGGTGGCGCAGTACGCGACAACTCGGCGCTGAATGCGATGGTCGCCAGCAACACCGCGCTGGGCCGAGCCGGTCAGCCGGATGATATTGGCGGAGCGTTGGCGCTGCTGCTGTCGCCGGGTGGACAGTGGATCAATGGCCAGCGTGTTGAGGCATCCGGCGGTATGTTCCTCTAA
- a CDS encoding multidrug/biocide efflux PACE transporter: MTANKSITERIFQAIGFELLAILICTPLLAWIMQKPMLEMGAVTVLIAMLALGWNVVFNRFFDRLLARMNVAHNAWVRVVHALLFEGGLIVMGVPLIAWWLSVSLWQAFLLDIGVLLFFLPYTYVYHWGYDVVRERFMTRDACQG; this comes from the coding sequence ATGACTGCCAATAAATCCATCACTGAACGTATTTTTCAGGCCATCGGTTTCGAACTGCTGGCGATTCTGATCTGCACCCCGTTGCTGGCGTGGATCATGCAAAAACCGATGCTTGAAATGGGCGCGGTGACGGTGTTGATTGCCATGCTGGCGTTGGGTTGGAACGTGGTGTTCAACCGCTTCTTCGATCGCCTGCTGGCGCGTATGAACGTTGCGCACAATGCATGGGTACGGGTGGTGCACGCACTGCTGTTCGAGGGTGGTTTGATCGTGATGGGCGTGCCGTTGATTGCCTGGTGGCTGTCGGTCAGCCTGTGGCAGGCGTTTTTGCTCGACATCGGCGTGTTGCTGTTTTTCCTGCCGTACACCTACGTGTATCACTGGGGCTATGACGTAGTGCGTGAGCGCTTCATGACCCGCGACGCCTGCCAAGGCTAA
- a CDS encoding LysR family transcriptional regulator: MISQEVLLAFVQAATQGSFSAAARKLGRSQSTISAAVASLEIDLDLQLFDRSSRKPTLTPAGHVMLQRAEAILAASSRMEMTARQLSQGVEPKLTVAISDTYQSDRFEAALVGFEQRYPDLELECLIAECDDLVELVQRGRAHLAFAEMQESYPPDLVTSTVAERTEIALFVSREHPLAKLDHIDQHVLEQHRELRLATIVNPYDSRGKGRVWSAPSYLMLLEMAEKGFGWAPLPRWLAQRFGNDLLVELKVRGWPKPVFVDALWSRLYPPGPAGSWLLSKMLE, from the coding sequence ATGATCTCGCAAGAAGTGCTGTTGGCGTTTGTCCAGGCTGCCACGCAAGGTTCGTTTTCGGCAGCGGCGCGCAAGCTCGGGCGCAGTCAGTCGACCATCAGCGCGGCGGTGGCCAGCCTGGAGATTGATCTGGATCTGCAGTTGTTCGATCGCAGCAGCCGCAAACCGACGCTGACTCCCGCCGGGCATGTGATGCTGCAACGCGCCGAGGCGATTCTGGCGGCCAGCAGTCGCATGGAAATGACTGCGCGGCAGTTGTCCCAAGGCGTCGAACCGAAGCTGACGGTGGCGATTTCCGATACCTATCAGTCGGACCGTTTTGAAGCGGCGTTGGTCGGGTTTGAGCAGCGTTATCCGGATCTGGAACTGGAATGTCTGATCGCTGAATGCGATGACCTCGTCGAGTTGGTCCAGCGTGGTCGTGCGCATCTGGCATTCGCCGAAATGCAAGAGAGCTACCCGCCGGATCTGGTCACCTCGACCGTGGCCGAGCGCACCGAAATTGCCTTGTTCGTCAGTCGTGAGCATCCGCTGGCGAAGCTTGATCACATTGATCAGCATGTGCTGGAGCAGCACCGCGAGCTGCGTCTGGCGACCATCGTCAATCCCTATGACAGTCGCGGCAAAGGTCGGGTGTGGTCGGCACCGAGTTATCTGATGCTGCTGGAAATGGCCGAAAAAGGTTTTGGCTGGGCGCCGTTGCCGCGTTGGCTGGCGCAGCGCTTCGGCAATGATCTGTTGGTGGAGTTGAAAGTGCGCGGCTGGCCGAAACCGGTGTTTGTCGATGCGTTGTGGTCGCGGCTGTATCCGCCGGGGCCGGCGGGGAGCTGGTTGTTGAGCAAGATGCTGGAATAG
- a CDS encoding RNA polymerase sigma factor, giving the protein MSEVRARVEQVYREDSRRILATLIRLLGDFDLAEEALHEAFFVAVERWQRDGVPDNPRTWLVSTGRFKAIDVLRRRARFKASQPLLLAQLEELEQADWSGEDVEDDRLRLIFTCCHPALAADAQVPLTLREVCDLTTEEIARAFLSAPAAIAQRIVRAKAKIRDAKIPYQVPSLRELPERLDSVLRVIYLVFNEGYSASGGAELTREDLTREAIRLGRLLMELLPEPEVMGLLAMMLLHESRRAARTSPSGELVLLDDQDRSQWDAGLIAEGCALVERALTTRRFGPYCLQAAIAAVHAEAPTAGETDWEQIVGLYDVLLRAVPSPVIELNRAVAVAKRDGALAGLNLIEGILARGELQDYHLAHSARAEFCRQLGRVEEARTAYLRALELTRQEPERRFIQGRLMVLELPSP; this is encoded by the coding sequence ATGTCTGAAGTTCGGGCGCGGGTCGAGCAGGTCTATCGCGAAGACTCGCGGCGGATTCTGGCGACGCTGATTCGTCTGCTCGGTGATTTCGACCTCGCCGAAGAGGCCTTGCATGAGGCGTTCTTCGTCGCGGTCGAACGCTGGCAACGCGACGGCGTGCCCGACAACCCGCGCACTTGGCTGGTGTCCACCGGGCGCTTCAAGGCGATTGATGTGTTACGCCGCCGCGCACGGTTCAAGGCCTCGCAACCCTTGCTGTTGGCGCAACTGGAAGAACTGGAACAGGCAGACTGGAGTGGCGAAGACGTGGAAGACGATCGCCTGCGGCTGATCTTCACCTGCTGCCACCCGGCGCTGGCGGCGGATGCGCAAGTGCCGCTGACCTTGCGTGAAGTCTGCGACCTGACCACCGAGGAAATCGCCCGCGCCTTTCTCTCCGCGCCGGCGGCAATTGCCCAGCGCATCGTGCGCGCCAAAGCCAAGATCCGTGATGCGAAAATCCCTTATCAAGTACCGAGCCTGAGGGAATTGCCCGAACGCCTCGACAGTGTGTTGCGGGTGATTTATCTGGTGTTCAACGAGGGGTATTCGGCGTCGGGCGGGGCTGAATTGACGCGTGAGGATCTGACCCGTGAGGCGATCAGGCTGGGGCGGTTGTTGATGGAGTTGCTGCCAGAGCCGGAGGTGATGGGGCTGTTGGCGATGATGCTGTTGCACGAATCGCGACGGGCGGCGCGCACTTCGCCGAGTGGTGAGTTGGTGCTGCTGGATGATCAGGATCGATCTCAGTGGGATGCCGGGCTGATTGCTGAAGGTTGTGCGCTGGTTGAGCGTGCGCTGACCACGCGGCGGTTTGGACCGTATTGTTTGCAGGCGGCGATTGCGGCGGTGCATGCCGAGGCGCCGACGGCTGGGGAGACGGATTGGGAGCAGATCGTTGGTTTGTATGACGTGCTGTTGCGGGCGGTGCCTTCGCCGGTGATTGAGTTGAATCGGGCGGTGGCGGTGGCCAAGCGCGACGGGGCGTTGGCAGGGTTGAATCTGATTGAAGGGATTTTGGCGCGAGGAGAGCTGCAGGATTACCACTTGGCGCATTCGGCTCGGGCGGAGTTTTGTCGGCAGTTGGGCAGGGTGGAAGAGGCGAGGACGGCGTATTTGCGGGCGTTGGAGCTGACTCGACAAGAGCCGGAGCGGCGGTTTATTCAAGGGCGGCTCATGGTGCTGGAATTGCCCTCACCCTAG
- a CDS encoding YciI family protein yields MKYLCLVYSDERLLHSSPDSPEDAECWAYAESIQGSGRMVAAEALESVQTATTVRMRNGKLSITDGPFAETKEQLAGFYLIDAKDLNEALQVAGNIPAARVGSVEVRPVRQLNV; encoded by the coding sequence ATGAAGTATCTATGCTTGGTCTACAGCGATGAGCGCCTGCTGCATTCGTCGCCCGACAGCCCGGAAGACGCCGAGTGCTGGGCCTACGCCGAGTCGATTCAGGGCAGCGGGCGGATGGTTGCCGCCGAAGCGCTGGAGTCGGTGCAGACCGCCACCACGGTGCGTATGCGCAACGGCAAACTGTCGATTACCGATGGCCCGTTTGCCGAAACCAAGGAGCAACTGGCCGGCTTCTACCTGATCGACGCCAAAGATCTCAACGAAGCGCTTCAGGTCGCCGGCAACATTCCGGCCGCGCGGGTTGGCAGCGTTGAAGTGCGGCCGGTGCGGCAGTTGAATGTCTGA
- a CDS encoding YybH family protein, whose translation MSAQSEIQTLINTYREAVMTKDVEKVMALYADDIVSFDAIKALQFKGKPAYRAHWVECMEMCPGPHIFEFHEIAIESADNIAFAHWVANCGGTNDKGETQSCWMRVTACYRQVGGAWKIAHEHWSAPFDPMSGATLFDVTP comes from the coding sequence ATGAGCGCACAATCTGAAATCCAGACCCTGATCAACACCTACCGCGAAGCCGTCATGACCAAGGACGTGGAGAAAGTCATGGCGTTGTATGCCGATGACATCGTCTCCTTCGACGCGATCAAGGCCCTGCAATTCAAGGGCAAGCCCGCCTACCGCGCGCACTGGGTCGAGTGCATGGAAATGTGTCCAGGCCCGCACATTTTCGAATTCCACGAAATCGCCATCGAAAGCGCCGACAACATCGCCTTCGCCCACTGGGTAGCGAACTGCGGCGGCACCAACGACAAGGGCGAAACCCAGAGCTGCTGGATGCGCGTCACCGCCTGCTATCGGCAGGTCGGCGGGGCGTGGAAAATCGCACACGAACACTGGTCGGCGCCGTTCGATCCGATGAGCGGCGCGACCCTGTTCGATGTGACTCCCTGA
- a CDS encoding GNAT family N-acetyltransferase yields the protein MSAQLVPYDSLNALQRQQVEAIEIHAEQIKFSGDIHGALHTLLSKPGPGVKGFALLADDVPVAFLLLKRPPVLPAWANEHSATLHALQVDRRAQGKGFGKACLQALPEVARQAWPEIKGLELSVDADNDAAIALYAKHGYVDSGEAYKGRIGYERRMGLVF from the coding sequence GTGTCAGCCCAACTCGTGCCGTACGACAGCCTGAACGCCTTGCAGCGTCAGCAAGTCGAGGCGATTGAAATCCATGCCGAGCAGATCAAGTTCTCCGGCGATATCCACGGTGCCTTGCACACCCTGCTGTCGAAACCCGGCCCCGGCGTGAAAGGTTTCGCGCTGTTGGCGGATGACGTGCCGGTGGCGTTTCTGCTGCTCAAGCGCCCGCCGGTGTTGCCCGCCTGGGCCAATGAGCACAGCGCCACCTTGCATGCGTTGCAGGTCGATCGCCGCGCGCAGGGCAAGGGTTTCGGCAAGGCCTGTCTGCAAGCGCTGCCCGAGGTTGCGCGTCAGGCTTGGCCGGAGATCAAGGGGCTGGAATTGTCAGTAGATGCGGATAACGACGCGGCCATCGCCCTGTACGCCAAACACGGCTACGTCGACAGCGGTGAAGCGTACAAGGGCCGGATCGGTTACGAACGGCGCATGGGCCTGGTTTTCTAA